TGATAGGCGACGGCTTCAGTATCAAAGCGTGCGTTAGCTTGAGAGGCATCAATGCCATTGGCATCAAACCAATAGGTTTGACTGTCAATAATCGCCACTAACTCAAAGTTCATTCCGCGACGTTTTTCGAGCTCGACTTTTTGTTCAGCAAATAAGTTTAGCCAACTACTGCCGATGTTCCCCTTGCCACATAAGGCAATGGCAACTCGCTTTTGAGCTTGAAACAACTGGCTGTGAACACCTTGCACTAATGGATCGGTATCAATGGTGCGCAACACAGCAACCAAACTTAGCCCAGATGTAGACTCACAGATAAACTCTACTGGTGCGGATTTCAGTTGTTGGTAGAAGCCATAGCAGTGGTTGGGATTCTTGGTTACCCCTGCACCCACAGCTGCCACCATCGAATAACCTTCTTTGAGCTTGATTTCCGCTTCTATTGCACAGTCTTGCAAGAAGCTTAATGCACCGCCGGCAATTTCCTCGGTATACGTTAAACGCAAGCAATGCTGATCATCTTGTGCCTCGTAAGCGAGAGGTTCGAGCTGAGCGCGGGTTAAACTGGCTAAGGTTTCTTCTTGTCGGCGCTGGAAGTTGTGACCAGAAGCGAAGTGAAGTTCGATAATTAGCACATCATCAAGCGAAGAGATTATCTTGGCTCCGCGCCCTGATGCTAATACGCGTTCTATGCGAGTTGAGCCCGCTTCAGGCTCATAGCTGCATCTTAAATGACAATCCATCGTACTTTGTGCGACAGGTTGGAGGGTGCGACTATGCAATACAGGTGCAGCAAGGCGAGCCAGTTCACTGGCTTCATCTAAACGCAATAGTGGGAGCAGACACGCATCGGATACCAAACGAGGATCGGCACTATAGACACCCGCGACATCACTCCAGATGGTGACTCGCGACACCTCGGCCAAGGCACCAATGACAGTCGCAGAGTAGTCAGAGCCGTTACGCCCAAGCAAAACGGTTTGTCCTTGTTGGTTTTGTGCCATAAAGCCCGTGATGACCACCCGGTGATGAGCGTGCTGGGCGAGAATTTCTCTAAACAGTGGGTAAGAAGCTCCGCGATCAACTTCAGGCTGCGTGCCTACTTCTGCGCGCAAAAATGCGCGGGAGTCTTGTGCTCTTGCTGGTAGCTGGTTTTGGTTTAGTAATGCAGCCAATAAACGTGAAGACCAGCTTTCACCATGACCAAGAATACAAGCCTGCTCCGCGTCAGAGAGTGGGGCGGTCAATTCGCCTAGTAGCTTAAACTCATCATTGAGTTGAGCGGTGAGTGTTTGCTGCTCTTCTCCCTCAAGCAAT
This is a stretch of genomic DNA from Vibrio panuliri. It encodes these proteins:
- a CDS encoding bifunctional aspartate kinase/homoserine dehydrogenase II, producing MSVERQLHKFGGSSLADPECYRRVVNILKEYSKQDDLIVVSAAGKTTNRLIEFIDGLHKDGRLAHEALQELKKFQLDLIEQLLEGEEQQTLTAQLNDEFKLLGELTAPLSDAEQACILGHGESWSSRLLAALLNQNQLPARAQDSRAFLRAEVGTQPEVDRGASYPLFREILAQHAHHRVVITGFMAQNQQGQTVLLGRNGSDYSATVIGALAEVSRVTIWSDVAGVYSADPRLVSDACLLPLLRLDEASELARLAAPVLHSRTLQPVAQSTMDCHLRCSYEPEAGSTRIERVLASGRGAKIISSLDDVLIIELHFASGHNFQRRQEETLASLTRAQLEPLAYEAQDDQHCLRLTYTEEIAGGALSFLQDCAIEAEIKLKEGYSMVAAVGAGVTKNPNHCYGFYQQLKSAPVEFICESTSGLSLVAVLRTIDTDPLVQGVHSQLFQAQKRVAIALCGKGNIGSSWLNLFAEQKVELEKRRGMNFELVAIIDSQTYWFDANGIDASQANARFDTEAVAYQPGEWIERLGAIQDYDDAVVIDVTASQELAESYVDIAEQGMHLISANKVAGSASSEYYHQVQDAFAKINRHWLYNATVGAGLPINHTVRDLRESGDEIVALSGIFSGTLSWLFQQYDGCVPFAELVDLAWQQGLTEPDPRHDLDGSDVMRKLVILARESGLTIEPESVKVESLVPEELVDLPLDDFLDNGHILSEMLAERLSKAQREDKVLRYVARLEKNGKASVGVEALTPEHALANLLPCDNIFAIESKWYKDNPLVIRGPGAGREVTAGAIQSDLNLLSSQL